DNA sequence from the Phycisphaerae bacterium genome:
ATTCCAATGGAGAAGGACTCGGATGCACAGCGGGAGCATGCCGGGGACCGACATCTCGTGGCTCTGCATGAGCGGCACCTGCGTCCAGCCAATCTGGCGGGCGGCAACTGCCGGGAACTCCGCGTACAGGTCGGGCGTTGTGGTCAGCCAGGCCGAAGCGATGTCCTCGGTGTCAATCTCGTTCACTTCGAGCATGGTGCTCAGAAGTTCCTTGGTGACTTCAAGGATCTCCTCTTTCTGGTTCCGGGTGACGGTTGTAGCACCACGGACGCCGCGAACTGGCATACGCGCAGGTCCTCCTCCAGCAGGGGGTTCGTTAGGGTTTGGTGTT
Encoded proteins:
- the aroH gene encoding chorismate mutase translates to MPVRGVRGATTVTRNQKEEILEVTKELLSTMLEVNEIDTEDIASAWLTTTPDLYAEFPAVAARQIGWTQVPLMQSHEMSVPGMLPLCIRVLLHWNTEKTQSEIRHVYLREAARLRPDLSTSTHSTAR